The Pangasianodon hypophthalmus isolate fPanHyp1 chromosome 2, fPanHyp1.pri, whole genome shotgun sequence genome window below encodes:
- the LOC113538258 gene encoding ADP/ATP translocase 3 isoform X1 gives MSESAVTFAKDFLAVCLAAAVSETAVAPLERVKLLLQVQHASKHIVAEKRYKGFLDCIIRIPKEQGVLSYWRGNLANVIRYIPTQALNFTFKDRYKKLFLNGVDQSTQFWRYFAGNLASGGAAGATSLCFVYPLDFARTRLAADIGKARAEREFTGLGDCFGKILKADGPRGLYSGFSVSVQGIIIYRAAYFGIYDTIKSTLPDPENIHFVMSWMIAQSVTTLAGLISYPFDTVRRRMMMQSGLKGADVIYASTVDCWKTIARNEGVQAFYKGTWSNILRSVGGALVLVFYDEIKKII, from the exons ATGAGCGAGTCCGCAGTCACCTTCGCCAAGGACTTCCTGGCTGTTTGCCTCGCCGCCGCGGTATCAGAAACCGCCGTGGCTCCGCTCGAGAGAGTCAAGCTGCTCCTTCAG GTACAACATGCCAGCAAGCACATTGTGGCAGAGAAGCGCTACAAGGGCTTCCTCGACTGCATTATTCGCATCCCCAAAGAGCAGGGTGTCCTCTCGTATTGGAGAGGCAACCTGGCCAACGTGATCCGATACATTCCCACACAGGCCCTCAACTTCACCTTCAAGGATAGGTACAAGAAGTTATTCCTGAACGGTGTGGACCAGAGCACGCAGTTCTGGCGCTACTTTGCTGGTAACCTGGCATCAGGGGGTGCCGCAGGGGCCACATCTCTCTGTTTTGTCTACCCACTAGACTTTGCTCGCACTCGTCTGGCAGCAGATATCGGCAAGGCGAGAGCGGAGAGGGAATTCACCGGACTGGGTGACTGTTTTGGGAAAATACTCAAAGCTGATGGACCAAGAGGTCTTTACAGTGGTTTCAGTGTGTCTGTGCAGGGCATCATCATCTACAGGGCCGCCTACTTTGGCATCTACGACACCATCAAGA GTACATTGCCAGATCCAGAGAATATCCACTTTGTGATGAGCTGGATGATCGCACAGAGCGTGACTACGCTTGCTGGACTCATCTCCTACCCATTTGATACGGTGCGTCGTCGCATGATGATGCAGTCAGGACTGAAAGGAG CAGACGTCATCTACGCTAGCACAGTGGACTGCTGGAAGACGATTGCTCGTAATGAAGGGGTCCAGGCTTTCTACAAGGGAACTTGGTCAAATATTCTCAGAAGCGTGGGAGGCGCCCTGGTGCTAGTGTTTTACGATGAGATAAAGAAAATCATCTGA
- the LOC113538258 gene encoding ADP/ATP translocase 2 isoform X2, with the protein MSESAVTFAKDFLAVCLAAAVSETAVAPLERVKLLLQVQHASKHIVAEKRYKGFLDCIIRIPKEQGVLSYWRGNLANVIRYIPTQALNFTFKDRYKKLFLNGVDQSTQFWRYFAGNLASGGAAGATSLCFVYPLDFARTRLAADIGKARAEREFTGLGDCFGKILKADGPRGLYSGFSVSVQGIIIYRAAYFGIYDTIKSTLPDPENIHFVMSWMIAQSVTTLAGLISYPFDTVRRRMMMQSGLKGDVIYASTVDCWKTIARNEGVQAFYKGTWSNILRSVGGALVLVFYDEIKKII; encoded by the exons ATGAGCGAGTCCGCAGTCACCTTCGCCAAGGACTTCCTGGCTGTTTGCCTCGCCGCCGCGGTATCAGAAACCGCCGTGGCTCCGCTCGAGAGAGTCAAGCTGCTCCTTCAG GTACAACATGCCAGCAAGCACATTGTGGCAGAGAAGCGCTACAAGGGCTTCCTCGACTGCATTATTCGCATCCCCAAAGAGCAGGGTGTCCTCTCGTATTGGAGAGGCAACCTGGCCAACGTGATCCGATACATTCCCACACAGGCCCTCAACTTCACCTTCAAGGATAGGTACAAGAAGTTATTCCTGAACGGTGTGGACCAGAGCACGCAGTTCTGGCGCTACTTTGCTGGTAACCTGGCATCAGGGGGTGCCGCAGGGGCCACATCTCTCTGTTTTGTCTACCCACTAGACTTTGCTCGCACTCGTCTGGCAGCAGATATCGGCAAGGCGAGAGCGGAGAGGGAATTCACCGGACTGGGTGACTGTTTTGGGAAAATACTCAAAGCTGATGGACCAAGAGGTCTTTACAGTGGTTTCAGTGTGTCTGTGCAGGGCATCATCATCTACAGGGCCGCCTACTTTGGCATCTACGACACCATCAAGA GTACATTGCCAGATCCAGAGAATATCCACTTTGTGATGAGCTGGATGATCGCACAGAGCGTGACTACGCTTGCTGGACTCATCTCCTACCCATTTGATACGGTGCGTCGTCGCATGATGATGCAGTCAGGACTGAAAGGAG ACGTCATCTACGCTAGCACAGTGGACTGCTGGAAGACGATTGCTCGTAATGAAGGGGTCCAGGCTTTCTACAAGGGAACTTGGTCAAATATTCTCAGAAGCGTGGGAGGCGCCCTGGTGCTAGTGTTTTACGATGAGATAAAGAAAATCATCTGA